The segment ATATGGTGGCGTTCCCGCTCTTTAAGCAAAGTGACATGATCTGCGGGACAACGTCAGGACGGGATTCAAAGATTACTCCTATAAGTCCGATAGGGCAGCTTACCTGATAGAGGTCCAGGCCGGAATCAAGTTCGAGTGTCTGGAGTGTTTTTCCGGAAGGGTCTTCCAGTTTGATAACATCGCGAATTCCGCTGATCATTCCGTCGATCTTTGAATTGCTGACCTTAAGGCGGTCTACCAGTGCCTGTGAGAGCTTGCCTTCAGCCATCATCTTTTCGGCTTCTTCGAGGTCAGCCTTGTTTGCTTCTAATATCCTGTCGCGGTTTTCGTCAAGTGCGTTGGCCATGGCTTCAAGAGCCCTGTCCTTTGTCCGAGTGTCCACACTTGCAAGTGTAATGGAGGCTATCTTTGCTTCCATTACTTTCTTTTCTATCTCTGTAGCCATGAAGTGATCACCTTGTGAAAAGATAATATGGTAATATCCGGGGTTTTATTGTCCCTGTGTGATTTTAATGCTTTGGATGATGATTACTTTACTCATATAACTATCGATTTATTGGCTTTTATTTTTGTGAAACAGCTTCTCAAATAATAAAATAGCTTTCACCAAACAAAGCTCACGCTGATCATCAAAGGTTAGTGAATATGATAAAATGCGGACCTGTTGTCCAAATCAAAAAAAGATAGAAAAAAGCAGGCAAAGCCTGCCTTTTTAAATTTGTGTTTATTTTGCTGGGATGATGAGTGATCTCTCACCAGCTGGCTCGAACTCTCTGATTGCGCCTCTTCCAAACTCTTTCCTTGGTGCGGTAAAGTCGAATGGGAGAAGGTCATCTGCGAAGCAGACCTTGATCAGTGGGTTGACTGCCCATGCATCTCCACGTCCAGCGTGTGCTGCTGAAGCGATTGCGGTGTAACCACCCTGGTGACCTACGTTCATTGCGTAGTTAGGGTAGTTTGGACCACGGAGCTCAAGAGGCAGACCTTCGTCGGACTGGAAGGAGAATACGTTTGTAGCACCACACTGGTCCTGCAGGTCGTATCCGAAGAAACCAAGACGTCCGTGTGCTTCCTTGTGGATGTACATTGAAAGGTACCATGCGGAAAGACCAGCGTTTCCGTTTCCGGTTGCGAGTGCTGTTGCACTGCCTGCTGCTGCGGAGAGCATTGTTGCTCTCTGGGATCCACCGAAGTGGTCTTCGAGTGCTGTTGGGTACTTCTCGTAGTTCTCGAGACCATAGATTGTGGACTCTGTTGCGATGTCCTTGACAACATCCATTGTTGCCTTGACCTTGTTGTCGGTACCCTTGTTTGCTGCACCGTCGTACTTGTCGTTGATGTAGTCAACGTTGTAGTACAGGTTGTCGTCAAGGATGTTGTTGGTGTATGCAGCGGTTGCATACTGTGTGAAACCGACACCACCAGACATGTAGGAACCGAGCCAGATCTGATCGTAGAGCATACATCCTGCACCTACTACCTCGAGAGCTACGTGTGCTGGGTCTTCTGCGTCAACACGGCTTGTCTGAACGATATCTGCCATGTGACCGAAGGAAATTCCACCAGGCTCGTTTGGACCACGTGCACGTCTTGCTGGAAGCATGTCACCCATTGAGATAACACCAGCGTGCTTTGCTGCGTATGAAAGGTCAGCTACTGCTGCTTCACCAGCACACATGTTGTATGCTGCGATGAAGGACATACCGACCTGCATTGCCATCCACCTTGAGGTCTGTGCACCATCTGTTGTTCTGCTTACAACGGTTGGGATGTGTGCTGCCTGCCAGGTTGTCTTTCCGATAGCTGCTTTGAGTGCTTCTGCCTGGTCTTCTGGGAACTGCTTGTTGATGTCAATGAGGAACTGGTCATCGATCTCATCTGCAAGTTCGTCGTCACCGGTGAAGATCTTTACGTAACAGTCATCTACGAGAGCTGGGTGTGTTTCGACCATGTGCTCCTGAACAACTGCTCCACCAGGGAGTGCGTGGTTGAGCACTTCAAGGTAGTGGTTGATTGTTTCTGGTGTGACTTCGATACCGAGACGCTTCTCGAGTGTCTCGTGAGCCATGTCCATACCGACGATTGTGGTTCTTCTGATGTCATCCCACATCTGCTGCATTGCAGCGTTGTTGACGTAGTGGAGGTCATCGGTCTCTACCATGATGTCAGTACCGGAAACGAAGGATGGTGTGATTGCTCTCTGACCGAGTGGGATACCACCACAGTGCATCATTGGGTTGTAACCAACGAGTCCTCTAGCTTTAGCCATTTCCTGGCCAGCTTTCTTCATCTCGACTTTTCTTGGGTTCTGGTCGACACCAAGACGGTAGTATGTCACTTTCTTGTCAGTGATCTCTCCGCCTTCCATCTTGTTGTCGCCGTGTTCTTTTGTGAATTTGACTTCTAATTCTTTCTGGAACAGTCTCTTTCTATCATCTGCCATTTTTCTCACCTCGCTCACTCTGGCTTGAATCCATATGCGGTTCTCTTCTCAAACACTGTGTGGACCCATTCGATGACCTCTGCGTCATCTCTGAATGCAACATTGTCTACACGGTAGATTGTGGTTCTCTTGGCAGCCTCTTCCTCGGACATTGGCTTTCCGAAGTCGACCTTCTTATCGATTGCCCTTCCTACCTGGTCCTTGTGCATGATTACGACGCCATTCTCAAGGCGGCATCTGTCAAGCATGTCGAACATAATTCCATCTTCTGGGAGACGGAGTGAGTGACCGTGAACAGTTGCGCCACGAAGGCTTGCAAGTGCTGGGCAGGTCATTTCTGTCTCGAGCTGGAACTTTGCGATCTCTTCCATGTCTCTCTCACGAGCCTCAACGACCTGACGACCGGAAAGTGTTCCTGGGTCGACACCTCTGTAGTTGATTGCTGCTGCGTAGGACCTGAA is part of the Methanococcoides methylutens MM1 genome and harbors:
- the mcrA gene encoding coenzyme-B sulfoethylthiotransferase subunit alpha, whose amino-acid sequence is MADDRKRLFQKELEVKFTKEHGDNKMEGGEITDKKVTYYRLGVDQNPRKVEMKKAGQEMAKARGLVGYNPMMHCGGIPLGQRAITPSFVSGTDIMVETDDLHYVNNAAMQQMWDDIRRTTIVGMDMAHETLEKRLGIEVTPETINHYLEVLNHALPGGAVVQEHMVETHPALVDDCYVKIFTGDDELADEIDDQFLIDINKQFPEDQAEALKAAIGKTTWQAAHIPTVVSRTTDGAQTSRWMAMQVGMSFIAAYNMCAGEAAVADLSYAAKHAGVISMGDMLPARRARGPNEPGGISFGHMADIVQTSRVDAEDPAHVALEVVGAGCMLYDQIWLGSYMSGGVGFTQYATAAYTNNILDDNLYYNVDYINDKYDGAANKGTDNKVKATMDVVKDIATESTIYGLENYEKYPTALEDHFGGSQRATMLSAAAGSATALATGNGNAGLSAWYLSMYIHKEAHGRLGFFGYDLQDQCGATNVFSFQSDEGLPLELRGPNYPNYAMNVGHQGGYTAIASAAHAGRGDAWAVNPLIKVCFADDLLPFDFTAPRKEFGRGAIREFEPAGERSLIIPAK
- the mcrG gene encoding coenzyme-B sulfoethylthiotransferase subunit gamma — encoded protein: MAYEAQYYPGATSVAENRRKHMSGDVEKLREVSDDDLTLVLGHRAPGSDYPSTHPPLAEMGEPECSIREIVEPTPGAKAGDRVRYVQFVDSMYNAPSTPYFRSYAAAINYRGVDPGTLSGRQVVEARERDMEEIAKFQLETEMTCPALASLRGATVHGHSLRLPEDGIMFDMLDRCRLENGVVIMHKDQVGRAIDKKVDFGKPMSEEEAAKRTTIYRVDNVAFRDDAEVIEWVHTVFEKRTAYGFKPE